Genomic DNA from Echeneis naucrates chromosome 23, fEcheNa1.1, whole genome shotgun sequence:
GAAGCCCtgtgattttaatattttatctatGTTGACATGGACTACAGAATTTATAACAGGGGTTGGGGTGCAACCCTtaagtcattaaaaaataaatgcacccAATTTAAGAATAAAAGCAAATTCTTAGGATTATCAGCAAATACTGTTAAAATTTGGTTGGATATTGCTCAGCAGTTTAGCCACCCTCCCACCCCACCCTAGTAGCctaggaaaaaaaaggcacaaactttggagggaaaaaaaaaaaacaaaaaaacaaaaccttagAAATAGGGGGAATAAAGAGATTATTTGCATGTAAACTTGATCTATCATGGCTGTTCCCAGTTAGATGGACCCTCAACTTACAGTGTGGCCATCTGGGccttcaaacacaaaatctaTAACACTGGGACAAATAAAGCCATAGAAAAGGTGAAGCCATTTTGCTTCCACATTACCCTGACTTTTGAAATCTGCATTCATCTTACATCAATAACCTGAATAATGATACAACATGatcattttaacaaaataacGTTTCTCTGTTGGAAATTGCACTGCAACTTCCTGAGTCAAAACACACACGTATTCAAATACATATACCAAAAAGGTATGAAAAGCATATCATGCCTTTATGTGCTACATCTGAAACATAGGTAGTAGATAAAAAAGATGAGCAAAAATCCATTTGCACACTGCTACATTGTCTGCTGCTTCTGaggcaatttaaaaaatgagtGCCAAAAATGGATAGTGTACATATTCAGTGCTTGTGCAGCCTCTCCTCCCCTTCTTTAGGGAAAGGCTGTtattcttttcctccttcttctgtCAGATGATGAGAAAAGGCTACAGTATTCCACCAGCAACAGGTCTCCCAGCTCTGTGGGACATAAAGAGGAAACGGGCTGTTGAATGGTGCAATTGAAAAAGCAGTTGCTCATATTTGATATCCCCTctgcgcacgcgcacacacgcatgCGCTTGTGGAGGACtacaaaaaccacacaaaacCACATAATGTATGTTTGAAGGGTTGGGCCTGTGTTAAAGCTGCTTGCAGGAAAGAGCTGTTTACAActgttttgtgttgatgttggtgcaaaacaagtaaacaaaccCTCTCTGGCATCTGGAAATAAAAAGGCCACAgagtgagtgcgtgtgtgtgtgtgtgtgtgtgagtgcagtgtGTTGTGATCCGGTCACATCCCTCCAAATCAGTGCAGCACTCAGATAATCTGACCTGgctctgctttttccttttctattgGACCTCCGCGCTGCGCTCGGGTCTGCCGCCTCCGTCCTCCTGAACGGCTTTGACCGCCTGGCTTCCCGTACCCTTCGACTgatcatcatcgtcatcctctTCGTCGGAACGCGACCTTTTGCGCTGCAGCTCGGCGGAGCAGGGACCTGGAGGGTAAAATGTAGAGATAAGATAtcgattaattaaaaaaaaaaaaaaaaacatgatgcgGAAAAGTTTTCCGGGTGCCGTCGTGCGGCGCTGCACGTCCCCTTTAAAAAAAGCACCTGACAGCCGCCGCTGCCAGCTCCGGGAAGAAAGTCACTTCCTTCCCGAAGCGCCCGCCACCGAGGAGGAAATGTGAGCAGGCGACAGCGTAACACAATAATTTGATCTGCGGAGTGCAGCGCAGAAATGTCTACTTTAGATAAGTCAGACATCCGAAGTCATATTTCCAATTCtcgccccccctcctcctcctcctctccctctccgtGGACGATCTCACCGCCCGGAGCCAGCTCTGCAGCACCGGACACAACTTAGCTGTCGCTCTGCATTGCGGCacagacagggaaaaaaaatctaaatcaaagttatattaaaaaaaactttagtcAGAAGAGATCAATCACCTGAAGGTCCGAGGCGTCTTTTTCTTGAACTTTGTCTCTCCTGGCCCGACCGCCGTCCACTCGCCTCCTCGGCTGCATCCTGCTGAGGTGTCCTGTCGGCCAGGTCGCCGTCTCTCTGGGGCGGCTGGTTGACGTGCGGCGGTCTGCGGTAAAACTCCGGAGCGTCTCTGTCCTCCTGCCACTCGTAATTAAGCGGACTCAGCGGTCTGTCGCTTACCGGGTCGAAATTGTACCTCTCCCTTAAAACCTGCACATCTTCCCGCACTACAGCATCCAAATTCCTCTGTATCTCCGCTGGATCGGGTCTGCCAAAAAGATTTCTGCGGACCGGAGGTCTGAGGTTGTCCTGCTGCCGCGCATCCACCCCCCTCTCCAATGTCGGGCTCGCATTAGAAAGGCGAACATCTGACATTTTGTTGCACATATGACAAAGGTAAAGAAacgcaaaaacaacaacacgaGTGTTTCAAAACTGCAGTTTCCAAGTAGTATTCCTTTTAaatgcacagtcacacaaatgATGCATGCGTACTCCGCGCGTATcttcccccccccaaaaaaaaaaaaaaaaaaaaaaaaagaagggaaagacGCGTACGCGTAAAAACGGAATAAAGCGTCTCCACAGGCGCAGAGGGTTTTAAGAGAGCCACTCCTGTCAAGTCCGTAGTAAgactgataaaaacaacaagtcAAGTCATGACAGCCAACATGGCGTTGGGGAAGCTAtgagtgaagaagaaaagttgACATCAAGGACTATTTAAACAGAGAAGGCAATTCATTGGTCTGCTCACAAGCACCGCCCATTGCTCTCTTAAAGTCGAACAGgggcaacaacaacacagggcTGGATCGGATTAACTCTGTGCATGAATATAGCCTAATTATTCTGTTTGATTAGTTAATTACACAAGAAAGAGCAAATGGGAGGCAGGTTGCCGTTTTAAAGGCGTAAATGATCATGTTTTATCCCTCCATTAACACCTCATTTTCTAAGGCCAAACATGAAGCTTAAAGGTCAAAGATTCCATTTGATCTCATTAACATGTATAGTTGCAGTGGATTTAACACAACTACTAGTAACTGTTTGGAGGGAAATGTGACAGTACAACAACACGGATAGAAGGCAGATTTCACTGTTGCCCTTCAGGCTGCTGCTACTATCTCAGCCAATCATTACATGACTGTGCGTGTGCCCAGACATTCACCTGATTTGGTATCATATAAACAGCTTAGGCACATTTGATTCAATCAGTCAATCTGCTCAGCTGCAGTGTCAACGTTGGAGAAGGTCAGTGAGTGACAACAGAGAGCTTTGTGCTGGATAAcaatgcaaagcaaaaaaaaagaaaagtcaaatcaaCAAATCTGCCTAATGGCATCCTATGACATCAGCTCTTAAGCAGAAAACCCTCTGTCATCATTGGCTCGGTGCCTATCGCTCTCAGACTGTGCCACTGGAGCAGCGGGGTGGTTTGCGTGCTTCACTGGTTGTAATTGCTTGAGTGTGCTTAGACTTTTAATAACAAGCAAACAGAAAGTGgtgcagcttttaaaaaaaaaaaatccaagccATTTCCCTCAGCGAGTTCTCAGTTTGCATCTTAAGAATTTAATTGGTGCTCATGTCAAGACCGTGCAGttgataaatgtattttctgtacATCTCAGAGCTGCATAGGAATCCTGTAGTAAGAGAGTGAAAACATCTGCTACAGTTAGCACTACACACACTCAGAAGTTCCTGATGTCCCAACTAAACCTCTACACAGTGCCACTCTGCATTCCTTTGCAGTATTTGCCAGTAAAACTCATTGGGCCTGGCCTTAAGGCCATGTTGTTTCGGTTAAACCTCGAAAAGACTCAAACATCTCGTGATGAATAGAATGAGGCCATCTGTTATTTTGATGTTATCGCCAGGCTCACACTTAATCCATAATGTGTTTATGCTGCTGCAAACTGTGCAGTGTTGTGCAGAGTGATCCCTCCTCTGAATACAGATTTCGATCAAACTGATTAGATGGACAGGAGAGAAACACGGCAAGAGAACATTTTGTTAAGGTCACACATGCATAACCAATCCTTTAAGACTAATACTGGTGGAGGTTTTTTCTGTCCCAGTTGGAAATATTAGGACTCATTCTCCCggcaaaggaaaacaaaatatgagTTAGAGAATCTATCACAATACGTGTGAAACCTTGAAACAATTCTGCtcaaatttctttgttttatgggTTTTTCTGAGCCAAGATTATGATTTCTCCACCAGGAAGTAATACCTTAAATGTCACGTATTTTATCATCAAATCcctattatgttttttttgctgtgctaTTTTATAAAGTGTCATTTTGTCATGATCATCCCACATAGTCACAAAGTGTGACTGAGTGGGGTGATACAATGAACATTAGTTAGACGTATTAGTTACACATAGTTGTAAttcaaaattaaacacatactaaacaacagagaaaggccactttgtgtgtgtgtgtttttaacagtttatgttttacagttttagaTAACATAGGAAAATGTTTTGACTCCACAGAAGTCGACAGTTCACCCTTTGACCATGAACTAAGAAATCAAAGGGTCAGCAGTAAAGCACAAGGATCTGTCAGTACCAACACATGTCTATTGTTAGAGAGGATGTGTCATAAATGTTACTAGTACCATATGTGGTTGAATagtaataaaaatgtgttctctCATAAAAACAAGCATTTAAAAATTGTGCTACAGGCAGAATTCAtcaagtgttaaaaaaaaaaaaacaaaactgtataCAATATATCAATTGCTTTTCTATTCCAAAGCAATGGCGTTTCCTTTCATTATTATTTGACAGAACCGATAACTGATAGTGGCTTTGGTTGCAGGTGGTCATGCCTCTAAAAAGATGGACAACCACAGAGAAAAATAGAGCAACCTCAGGGAAACCATGCAGTGTATGACAATGAGGTTTCAAACTGGGAATAATTTTTACAGTTGAAGTGAGAAGCTGAGCCTGCAGACACAACCCAACAAGGGGCTGGAACGACCCATCACACCTGCTGTTCACTTCAATTAAACCCTacaatgaacaaataaaatctgtttggCCGACAGTCGGCTAACAACATAACTAGAATTTTCTAAtggttgtgtgttcattttactAACAAAATTAGAATAACCCTGGGTGATGCTAATTAAGTACAGGATGCTTCATTCTTTGGCGCAACATATTTATGGATTGGTTCTGCATGAATTTAATCAAGaatgctaataaaaaaaaacgaGCAATTACTGACAAAAACTATTCCGATATTTTTCCTGGATACCTGAGAGGATTAAGGACAGCTTGTCCAATCTCATGACACAGCAGCCTTGgggttttgcttctttttggcCAACTCAGCCTGAATCTGATGGGGAAACTGGCCCAAGTGCTTGTTCACACACTGCATGCAGAACCTCTTGGTGTAGAAAAGGCTGCAGTCCTGAAAGAGGAGACAACATCCAGCATCAATGCTTCAGTGTCAAGGTgtgacacaggaaaaaaaaaaaagaaagaaggggagatAGTTCATTTTACAACTGTCTATTCGCAAAATTGGATTAAAAGATTTCAAGGTCACCACAGACATGGAGTTGACTTGggaaaacatcaaaatcaaCAGTGAACAACAAGGTCTTTTAATATCAAATGGAAAGCTACAACAGCAGCATGATTATATTTTCAAAGCCAGAGATAACATGCAACGGTAGctgatgtctttttctcttacatcttaaaataataacaataattaaaaaataatccCCGGCTCCACCGTTTTATCAAGACTGGTTTGGGATGCACATTCAAGCGTTGATCACGTGAAAGATTCAATCATCCGATCACATATTCAGACAATGttaattgaatttaaatccAACTCACCGgtccaacacagacacacagtctgcACAGGCTGCAGGTTGAGCCCAGAACCAGAAACCTGTCCTTGTCCGGACTGAAGGGATCTCTGGTCACAAAGCACTCCTCCAGCAGCCTGACGGTGAGCACACATTAGCCCAACACCACCTTCATTTACATCCACGGAAATTACACAGTGGTCTGTTTCAAAGCAGCAACAGAAGTACAATACATGTTCGGTTTTTTTTCGCCTTTAAGTTTCAAACGGTGGCGTCGACATTACGCACAGTCACGTAGCAACACAGCTAGCATCAGCTAAGCTAGCTCCGGAGCTAAAAGgagcatttttgtttgtttaaatgtcacTTACACAATAGCTCTGGTGTTGGGTGGTTTCTGGCCGTAGTAACTATAAGGGCAACTTAAACCACACAGCTGGCAGGTAAATGTTTTTTGAGGGGTTTGACTTGAAGTTTGCTCCATCGCTCAGAGAAGGGGCAGCAGGAAAGAGTCGGTTCCTGGTTTCCAGCCGTTCAGCCATGTTGTTTCGTGAGGCGTTAGCGCCACCTAACGGCATGGGGGAGCAGGAGAACACACAACCTGCATCAggtttacagaaaataaaatatattaaaatgatcCAGAGGGAATCTTCAccaaataatattaaatatacaacagttttaaaatgtagaaatatttaTGGACAAAGGAAACAATAGTCCACAGCGAGGGGAgactatttatattatatattatttaccATGCACATGAATTTGGTAAGATCCATTTTTGTTTATGAAATTATATTCAAACGAAcgggactttttttttttttttcaaaaaataaaattaaaattctgaaattatattttcacaGCAGGTAGTTCAACATGTCAGTAAAGAAAGCGCGCAGGTGTAATTCATATTGGCCTTACTGGACATTAAAATGGAGCAAAGCTGTTATTCCCATTATTTGTCCCATGTGTATTTTTCTTGCTATGACAATTCAAAATATCTTGTGCGATAAAAGCCCATGAagtaattaatttaaaaactaGGCTCTGACAATAATATTAGCTCGAGTAGGTCAGTAAATAAGCCAGGGcatgacaaatacacacagttaTATATAGTGGTTTTATTCTGGGCTGCCACTAACATAATTCCTCATGTTGAaacatcaaatacattttcttcttgAATCATGTACTgcatattatttaaaaaaaacaaaacaaaacaaaaaacaacaacccataTAAGCTCATTAATTATGACAAGAAACTGGGTTTCAGTGTTATACAGGGCAGtgcccttaaaaaaaaaaaaaaaaaaaaaggaagattcTGAGGTCTTActgcctgcaaacacacatacatcccTTCTTGTCATATTTACAAAATACCACATAAACCATCTTCATGGATTATTATgtttatggtaaaaaaaaaaacattgaatacTGGCCAACAttgcttttctttaaattaaCATACATTTCCTCATCCCATAAATTCTTCAAAAAATTTTTCACATGTAATACCGATCTAAAAAAATAAGGACTAAGTGAGCTGTTGTGTGCTTATTTTAGTGGTAGGAAAATTTACAGTAGtaaaattacaatatttttaGATGATAGTTGATTTAATACTATGTGAGAACATTCCCGGATCCAACATGAAATAGTTGCATGTCTAAACCATGACTGTCAAAAAGGTGTAGtaaaaatacaggaaatatgAGTTCAGCTGCTGAAACATTATGACACTTGGCTAAAAGTGATGGAAGAATTTCTGCAACCACCAATCTTGGCCATTACAAATTTAAGGCATTATTTCACAATAGGACATGACAGCAATGTTAAGCACTTTTCAAATGACCTTTCACATCTCATTCTAAATATCCAAAATATTAGgaagaatttatttttgcacagcCGACACTGCAAAAAATGTCATTATAATTCGCATGCAGAATTTGTATTTAGGATCAGTGTATGCATGGCTCAGACAGACAAGTCCAGTTATCTTTAATATATGTTCACCCATGGCTATTTGCACAGCCTACTCccagttttccttttgtttagATAGTAAAAGCTGTCACCCACGGCTCGAGCCATTTGAAAATTGGTGCTTTTAGCACTAATGGAGTCACTGAAAAAGAACATATCTCCTCCCATCTGCGGTGCAAGTTCAAAAAGTTGGCTCCCCACCGTGTACCCTTTCAGGGCTTCAGTCAGGTTCCCAGCAAGAGGTGCCATTCCTCGTCAAAGGAATTTTCGTATTGTTCCAGTAGAATGATTGAAAGTCACATGGCCACAGCAGTGAACAATAAGCTACTTACAGTACACTGATATGCATGTTGATATCGGTTAATGTTTTACACTGAATGTATCCCTGCTTTTGGGCATACTTGGCCAACATTAACCATTTAATACATGTCTCTGTCAATGACCATATGCAAACGTCTCAGTACATGTCCCTATATATCTCTTGCAGGAGAGGGTGCAGCGACGTGTCCTCTGTTGTCTTGATTTCCTGCACCAACTGAGCATGCTCGGTGACGAGCTCCCGGAGGTCAGCCAGTTTCTGCAGGAGTCTGGGAAAGAGGAAGGTATTATCGGGATGGTTGGCCAGCAGGTGGAGCCGGAGTGCCTGAACAATGCCTTCCTGCAGTTGCTCCACCAGAGGTACGTCCACCAGACCTGGACGGTCTGAAGGGggaacaaagacaacaaagttGGAAGATTTATTATTTGCATGTCTCCAagtcattttttattatattcctCCACACAGTGTCACTTACCTCCGCAGCAGATAATGGCGGCCACAAAAAGGGCTAGGTCATTGTCATCCAGCTCCAGAGAGTTGAAGCGTGTGGCAAACTGGAACTTAGGCTCCATCATGTCACTGAATGGACGACGGAGGCTTTTGAGGAATTCACGGGTGATGAAGCCCCTCCCACGTGCCACCAGGAGGCCATCTTTGTTCATGCAGGAGGCCAGAAGGGTGAACAGGGCTTCATAAACACCATACTTTAAGAGAGTTACCTGATGATGAGGAGCAAAAGGATGGTAGGATCTAAtcatattacaaaaaaaaaaaaaaaaagcaatcttTCTGTGTGAATGACAGGAAGATAATTGACAGATACAGCTCCCTAAACCCACCTGATCATTCAGGTCTAGGCTCTGGAAACCCGGCACTGCCTTAGCAAACTCTGTCAGCTCTGTCACTGCCTCCACTGAAGTGCTCTGGCAGCAGTAAAAGAGCCGAGCTTCTGCTTCCATCTGCTGAAGCTCCCCACATCCCACACCTGGAACCACGTCCACAGCTTGAACGCCTCTCTCAGGCTCTGGATCGTCACCGTTTACAATGTGGACCGCTAAAGTCTTTTCCGCTAGCTGGAACGTGTCCATGTCGTGAATTATGAGAGGCTGctgggaaagacagaggagagaattCTTGTGGCCGACAAACAGGACAGAGTAGATGCACAGAATAAAGAGAATCCTCTAACATTTGtgcttggttttattttccttacCGACATGCTTGTCTTTCCTGTGAGTATGAGTCTTGCTTTTGCCTTGTTCATGCTGAAGTTCTTCATGTAAGCTTCATGTATTTGCTTAACCAGAGTCTTGTGGTTGGCCAGCATGGGGCTTTCCACTTCTTTCTCCACCATCTTACTTTCAGCCTTGAGCTTTAGCTTCTCCGCCTGGGGCATTCGACCAAAACGGATGGCTGGTGCATAAAAGCATTTATAATTAGCAACGACTATAAGACTTTTTCCATCATTTACAAAGAAACTACATGCAGAGATACCAGACTTATCATGCATCAAATGTGCAtgagtgcagacacacacaaacattcgCCCACTTCGGCTCTGGTGTGatctgttctctcttttctcctctgagGACAACATGCCCTCTCCGTCTCATGTTTCTGACACTGTTCTGTCTGTAAGAGGAGGCCGTCGTAACAAACCCCATGACCCTTCGGCAGCCAGCACAGTTGACAGCCCAGATGTGGAGCCACAGACGGGTTCCAAATTAGAGGAAAAACTTGAATAAACAAGTAGAGCTGGATAACAAATACAGATGCTTCCACACATTAAGCAAATTAACATCCCATCATGCTCTGTGGCATTTGTAAAATGCTGAGCAGACCCAGAGGATGATGAGTTTCCATCATCCACTGCCACGCCGAGGCGGCACCAATGTCCCTCACTTGTAAgtcatatttgattgattgaaagCATCTgcatatgttaaaaaaaaaaacaacaacagaggaacAACTCTTCCTCAGGTGAGTGAGAAAGTCGATGCCAGCTGTGATTGAGATCTGCCCGTGTACAGTTACACAGAGAGGATTATTACAGCAGGAAGAGCAGAACACACCAGTGAGAGTTCAGCAGTTCTAAAAGCAGAAGCACTCGTCTACAGGGAAGTGGAGACACGGGTTCCCCACCAGCAGGCACAGACTAACACAACAGTACAGGCCTGAACACCCCAACAGTGAGGAGttcctgtgagtgtgtgtcaaaCTTTGGGGGGTGGGCATTATGCTGGCATGACCTCAGAGAGGGGACTGACTGC
This window encodes:
- the cdpf1 gene encoding cysteine-rich DPF motif domain-containing protein 1, producing MEQTSSQTPQKTFTCQLCGLSCPYSYYGQKPPNTRAIVLLEECFVTRDPFSPDKDRFLVLGSTCSLCRLCVCVGPDCSLFYTKRFCMQCVNKHLGQFPHQIQAELAKKKQNPKAAVS
- the pparaa gene encoding peroxisome proliferator-activated receptor alpha a isoform X2 is translated as MPRIHLPEFGWSCTMAGDLYSPPSPLGDSLLGSPLCGDLLEDICDIGNDPLKFDFPDYQSAGSGSESYIALDTLTPASSPSSGFCGAAPDPEGSLNLECRVCSDKASGFHYGVHACEGCKGFFRRTIRLKLEYDKCERNCKIQKKNRNKCQYCRFHKCLSVGMSHNAIRFGRMPQAEKLKLKAESKMVEKEVESPMLANHKTLVKQIHEAYMKNFSMNKAKARLILTGKTSMSPLIIHDMDTFQLAEKTLAVHIVNGDDPEPERGVQAVDVVPGVGCGELQQMEAEARLFYCCQSTSVEAVTELTEFAKAVPGFQSLDLNDQVTLLKYGVYEALFTLLASCMNKDGLLVARGRGFITREFLKSLRRPFSDMMEPKFQFATRFNSLELDDNDLALFVAAIICCGDRPGLVDVPLVEQLQEGIVQALRLHLLANHPDNTFLFPRLLQKLADLRELVTEHAQLVQEIKTTEDTSLHPLLQEIYRDMY
- the pparaa gene encoding peroxisome proliferator-activated receptor alpha a isoform X4, whose protein sequence is MPRIHLPEFGWSCTMAGDLYSPPSPLGDSLLGSPLCGDLLEDICDIGNDPLKFDFPDYQSAGSGSESYIALDTLTPASSPSSGFCGAAPDPEGSLNLECRVCSDKASGFHYGVHACEGCKGFFRRTIRLKLEYDKCERNCKIQKKNRNKCQYCRFHKCLSVGMSHNAIRFGRMPQAEKLKLKAESKMVEKEVESPMLANHKTLVKQIHEAYMKNFSMNKAKARLILTGKTSMSPLIIHDMDTFQLAEKTLAVHIVNGVGCGELQQMEAEARLFYCCQSTSVEAVTELTEFAKAVPGFQSLDLNDQVTLLKYGVYEALFTLLASCMNKDGLLVARGRGFITREFLKSLRRPFSDMMEPKFQFATRFNSLELDDNDLALFVAAIICCGDRPGLVDVPLVEQLQEGIVQALRLHLLANHPDNTFLFPRLLQKLADLRELVTEHAQLVQEIKTTEDTSLHPLLQEIYRDMY
- the pparaa gene encoding peroxisome proliferator-activated receptor alpha a isoform X1 translates to MPRIHLPEFGWSCTMAGDLYSPPSPLGDSLLGSPLCGDLLEDICDIGNDPLKFDFPDYQSAGSGSESYIALDTLTPASSPSSGFCGAAPDPEGSLNLECRVCSDKASGFHYGVHACEGCKGFFRRTIRLKLEYDKCERNCKIQKKNRNKCQYCRFHKCLSVGMSHNAIRFGRMPQAEKLKLKAESKMVEKEVESPMLANHKTLVKQIHEAYMKNFSMNKAKARLILTGKTSMSQPLIIHDMDTFQLAEKTLAVHIVNGDDPEPERGVQAVDVVPGVGCGELQQMEAEARLFYCCQSTSVEAVTELTEFAKAVPGFQSLDLNDQVTLLKYGVYEALFTLLASCMNKDGLLVARGRGFITREFLKSLRRPFSDMMEPKFQFATRFNSLELDDNDLALFVAAIICCGDRPGLVDVPLVEQLQEGIVQALRLHLLANHPDNTFLFPRLLQKLADLRELVTEHAQLVQEIKTTEDTSLHPLLQEIYRDMY
- the pparaa gene encoding peroxisome proliferator-activated receptor alpha a isoform X3 yields the protein MAGDLYSPPSPLGDSLLGSPLCGDLLEDICDIGNDPLKFDFPDYQSAGSGSESYIALDTLTPASSPSSGFCGAAPDPEGSLNLECRVCSDKASGFHYGVHACEGCKGFFRRTIRLKLEYDKCERNCKIQKKNRNKCQYCRFHKCLSVGMSHNAIRFGRMPQAEKLKLKAESKMVEKEVESPMLANHKTLVKQIHEAYMKNFSMNKAKARLILTGKTSMSQPLIIHDMDTFQLAEKTLAVHIVNGDDPEPERGVQAVDVVPGVGCGELQQMEAEARLFYCCQSTSVEAVTELTEFAKAVPGFQSLDLNDQVTLLKYGVYEALFTLLASCMNKDGLLVARGRGFITREFLKSLRRPFSDMMEPKFQFATRFNSLELDDNDLALFVAAIICCGDRPGLVDVPLVEQLQEGIVQALRLHLLANHPDNTFLFPRLLQKLADLRELVTEHAQLVQEIKTTEDTSLHPLLQEIYRDMY
- the LOC115036747 gene encoding cyclin-dependent kinase inhibitor 1B-like, with amino-acid sequence MCNKMSDVRLSNASPTLERGVDARQQDNLRPPVRRNLFGRPDPAEIQRNLDAVVREDVQVLRERYNFDPVSDRPLSPLNYEWQEDRDAPEFYRRPPHVNQPPQRDGDLADRTPQQDAAEEASGRRSGQERQSSRKRRLGPSGPCSAELQRKRSRSDEEDDDDDQSKGTGSQAVKAVQEDGGGRPERSAEVQ